One Coffea eugenioides isolate CCC68of chromosome 2, Ceug_1.0, whole genome shotgun sequence genomic window, CCATCGGCATGGGTATAAAACTTATTGAACATTTCTACTCTAGTAGGAGGTCTTCCCAACTGTTTGGACTATAAGAAATTGAATCGttttaattatagttttagcatttagcatataattaaaaaacaagCTAACATAATGAAACATGCACgaacaaaaaaaattagcaactaAAAAGTTGATGAGGTATCACCAAGTGGTTCCGAAGATGagcaaatgatttttttccgGTTGTGTGgttcatcttcttctcccctctagctttcttgttcctctcacttagtttctaaatttcaaaatcaaaagcaagatTACAGCATTGAATAAACACAACTTTATGAAGAATGTTGTAGCTGATTTGTACCTTTGCTTCTTCACTTTTCCAATAAGCCCAAAGTTTGATCCATTGCTCTTCCCGTACCCTTATGTCCTTTTGAAACCGAGCTTCAGCATTTGGCACGGCAGGATCAAAATAGTTAGCCTTTAAATCTGCCTTCCAGCTTCTCCATTTTTTGTCAATAGATCTTAAGGTCCAAGCTTCCAGTCCCATAGGCAAAGCAAACCTTTCCTGAAACGTAGTTAGCAACAAGAAAATCAACACAACTTCACAGTAATTTTTGTACAAAGCATACATAATACAAAAGCTACCATTACCTTTATCACTTCTAACATGTCCATTTTAAGTTTCCTTGGCATCTTAAGCCATGTTTCAACATCTACTGGACAATACATACCATTCCTAGCCAAACTGCCCAAGAATTCAGAGAAAGAGGTTTTCTCACTTATTGGGATCCCATTGTCATCGAGTTTAATCTCAATCCGTGGAAGTTCCTTAGGCCGACCCCAAATTTCTTTCATAAATGTAGGGCCTCGGATTTTCTGATGTACTTCACTTGAATCATTTGTAGTTTCTTTTCCtgtataaaataagaaaaaggtgCAAGTTATGAACATAACAAAATGCACTTCTGGAATTGGTTCAAAACAGTTAGTAATACCTGCATTGTCCGAGTTGCATGACATGAAGGTGGTGTCACTGGAATGTGGACCTCGAGAGTCCTGATTTGGACTTTCTTCAGTTGCTTCATGCCTTGTTCCAAGTGGAGATTGTTGAATTGGAGAGTTCTGGCGCTGCTCATGCGACTTGGAACCTCCATCAGCTTGTTGAGTAACTTGGTCACCTGATTCATGTATTATTCCCAATGTAGAATTCTGAATTGTAGATTGAGGTGCCCGAGCAGCTTCTCCTTGCACTTGTTCAATTacattttcatggcttgttccAAGTGGAGGCTGCTGCCTTGTTTCATGACATGAGGGAGGTTGCTCAATTGGTTCATCTCTCAATCCACTTGCAGCGCGCTTACATTTTCAACCTCTACGGGCCATACCTGCATAATATTTGAGTGAAGAAAGGGACAAATGTAAATGTTTAACATTTATTGAAGCAAACACTCTACCTATAGTTTCTTTAACTTACAAATGCTATTATAAAGAAGTACTACTTAAACAATAAACTGGCATGACAAGTAACAAATGGCATTCTTCAAGAATAAACCAGGGGAAGACTATGGAGCTGTCAACAAAATAGAGAAACAAATGGGGAATATACGACTCAATGCAGCAACTAAttggaaatgaaatgaaagctACATGCTTAAGTGACTGCAAGAATATACATGGGAAATGCTTTGATCTACATCCTTTCAGCATGAAAGATATGCAGAATTTACTACCGCTAGACATGAAACTTTTTCCATATTGTTCTGAGAATGATGCCTATGATCAAAAGTTGGTATGCTTATGCTCAATAAGGGCGCAAGTAGAAGAGTCCACGTAATTTTAACTTCAGTAATGGAGCAAACTAATAAATGATTGTCTTGAATTAACGAAATATACTTGGCCAtgtgataaccaaaaattgcaGAGGATAATGTATTCTACCAACAAATACAACTCTTGGTTTTGTATGTTTAGGGGTGGCAATCAGGTCGGTTATGAAGCTCTACTGAATACTTTTATTTCCAGATTCTGACATGGTTCTGCATTTATCAAGAACACTAATTCTATTGTTCTAAGATAGTGTCTCATCTAAACAAGAGCTCAAGCTTTACGTAGCATTGACGCTTCCAAACCAAattacttctttttttgtttccatAGCCACATCCACAGTTAAGGGTTGACACTTAACAGTAAATGCACAAACACTTTATCCAATACAATTGTAACAGTACAAAAAATACAAAGGCGTAGAACAGGAAGGAGACGAAGAGCATCACGGTGAAAGACTAAAAACGAGAACCCATCACCAAAAACAGATGGTTGAAATTGTACATTCAGTTCACAGTAGCAGTCTCCATTCGACCAGGCTCACCTAGAAATGTGCTTCTCAGAAACGTGCTTTTCACACCGTCACCACCCCCCAAAGCTTTTcacaccaccaccaccccccaAAGCAAACACTCTACCTAGAAATGTGCTTCTCAGAAATGGAGAAGATGCTTGTCAGAGATGGGAATCGAATAGCCTAAAAACTAAATCTACCATGCAATGCAAGAACATGTCTACCATGCAATGCAAAATTAGACACAAAATACTGAAATTACCTCAAACTATGGCTTGAATCCCTAACTTCTCGGTTTCCCCAAGCTTCAAGATCTGAACTCCACCCACCACCCAAGCTTTGAAGCCctaatttctgatttcttgCCACCAAGCCAACACAACAGCCGAATTAAGGATTTGCCTGGTGCGAGCTCAACCAAGTTACCCAAATGGGTGCGAGTTCATGGACGGCAATTGACTCAAATTGGTGGTGCGAGCTTGAAACAGAGAGAGAGGACAAAGGCAGAGGACAACAAGAGAGGGAAAAGATGTCTGAAATAAAGGCGGTACTAATGACGCCAAAGTAAATTATTCAAgcctcttgaatttttcaatttgccGCGCTACTAATAGCAATTTTTGTGTGTTTgggcaaaattttgttaaagctatataacaactaaaaatttggttaaagctatatacaatataatataacaactaaaaatataaaGGCTAAAAATCTTGTTAaagctatatacaatataatataacaactaaaaattttgttaaagctatAACAGCTAAAAAtgtaacaaataaaaattttgcaagagctatatacaatataatataacaatcaaaaaatttgttacagctatataacaactaaaaatataacaaataaaaattttgttaaagctatatacaatgtaatataacaactaaaaatataaaaataattaaaaattttgagaagctAACAAAAAACATTCTTTTAATCAAAATGTTTTCGGTACTCAATTTATTTTATGCTGCTAGCAATTATGTACGGCTTGTAGTCTAACAAGCCATTGGAAGGATCGAATTAGTTTatgaaacaagaaaattaaCTTGTGAATACATGAACTTTCCATTGATAAACATTGGGATTAGAattgattgaacataaacattgaatatatatatatatattcaattccaaagcaattgccattgaactttgtgttaattagaagcttactatcacttacaagatcttactattgaacttttcaatgattaaccTTAGGCTTACACTTACAATGcattgattgaacataaacatatatatattcaatgttttcaattccaaagcaattgccattgaactttgtgttaattagaagcttactatcacttacaagatcttactattgaacttttcaatgattaaccTTATGCTTACGCTTACAACAcattgattgaacataaacacatatgtatatatattgaatgttttcaattccaaagcaattgccattgaactttgtgttaattagaagcttactatcacttacaagatcttaatattgaacttttcaatgattaaccTTAGGTTTACACTTACAACGcattgattgaacataaacatATAGTATGATCGGTTTGATCGATTCGATCGTGCTTGATCGGTTCGATCGTGTCTCCTTTTCACTTTGAAGGATAATCTAAAATTGtgactaaaccgattaaattcGATCAAAGATCAGTTGGACTAGAAAGCTCTATCGGAATTAACTTTTTGTATTGTTAttggtttaaaaaataattttttcatggtattaaaaaattatttaagaaatttatagattaaagtttcaaaatatttcTATTGATCAAAAATTAGACCTCGGCTTATTGGGAAAAAGAATTGGCCATAATATAATGATTCACAAATGTAATATTACAGCTTACAATTAATGGAATTGCTTATAAAATAATGACCAGTATTTATCCAGCCCATTGGGCTCTTAAAATGAGTAATGGGTTCCTTGGAAAGTTGGATAGTTTTATGTTTGGTCTGAAATGATTTGCACATTCCGTACGTTGCCAATTGTTCTCCCCAAATCATAGCCTCGATTGCCAATTGTTGTCATGccattaaaagaaaaatcattccaATACCATTTTTATGAATAAGACTGACGATTACTAACCAAGACTAGAAATCCAAAAACTGGACCATGGGAGTATCAATGAAAGAAAGGCCTTAAAGAGGCAAATTAATACACTAGTTTTAACTAATAACACCAAGTCTTTTATCACATCTGTCAGAAGGCTTAACATGACAAAAAACTAAGAATGTCGGTCATAttagtaaaatacaaaaaaaaaatgcaaaacccATCGACAAAAGGAAATAAAGCCTAGGCCTAGCAATTGAAACAGAGAAGAATAGGGCCAGTAAGCTTCAAAGCTATAAAAGATTctaaatcaaattatattggGACAAATCAACTTCAATCCCAAGTCCATTCTTACGAACCCAACTAATTTCCTCATTTTCATTCTCAACAACAGGATTGCCAACATCACTTTGCAAATATGTCTCAACATCCATAGTTGTGCCCATGTTATATCCAGCTCTTGCAGTGGTAGAGATAACCACTTGCCAATCCTTATCAGTTGGATCTTCCACATAAAAAACCTGTGATGCTTGTGAAGCGAGTATAAATGGCTCAA contains:
- the LOC113760067 gene encoding uncharacterized protein LOC113760067, with amino-acid sequence MQQPPLGTSHENVIEQVQGEAARAPQSTIQNSTLGIIHESGDQVTQQADGGSKSHEQRQNSPIQQSPLGTRHEATEESPNQDSRGPHSSDTTFMSCNSDNAGKETTNDSSEVHQKIRGPTFMKEIWGRPKELPRIEIKLDDNGIPISEKTSFSEFLGSLARNGMYCPVDVETWLKMPRKLKMDMLEVIKERFALPMGLEAWTLRSIDKKWRSWKADLKANYFDPAVPNAEARFQKDIRVREEQWIKLWAYWKSEEAKSKQLGRPPTRVEMFNKFYTHADGTPSSTIVAENLEKMTELKNQLPSDSQDPVGRDDIFAQVVGQDKHGHVRLFSDGVNPTDLWEDIPSRNTCYRISVQQQSTLVRLEERLQRQDDEIASLKKMVLVQHGRGSPIDSPRHPSSSSNNVSSHAPSWNQLKNDGDFVVMPEDSQQNGKFGSYFYFFQLIRDESLLFCAFDRAFKLLHFRLSPKKDFVGRGKDIAAWFA